From the Burkholderia glumae LMG 2196 = ATCC 33617 genome, one window contains:
- the rplP gene encoding 50S ribosomal protein L16 — protein MLQPKRRKYRKEQKGRNTGIATRGNAVSFGEYGLKAIGRGRLTARQIEAARRAMTRHIKRGGRIWIRIFPDKPISQKPAEVRMGNGKGNPEYYVAEIQPGKMLYEMDGVTEELAREAFRLAAAKLPLKTAFIVRQLGA, from the coding sequence ATGCTGCAACCGAAACGCAGGAAGTATCGTAAAGAGCAGAAGGGTCGCAACACCGGCATCGCCACGCGCGGCAATGCCGTGTCGTTCGGTGAGTATGGCCTGAAGGCTATCGGTCGCGGCCGTTTGACCGCACGTCAGATCGAAGCGGCACGTCGTGCCATGACGCGCCACATCAAGCGTGGCGGCCGGATCTGGATCCGTATCTTCCCGGACAAGCCGATTTCGCAGAAGCCGGCCGAAGTGCGGATGGGTAACGGCAAGGGCAACCCCGAGTACTACGTCGCCGAGATTCAGCCGGGCAAGATGTTGTACGAAATGGATGGCGTCACCGAAGAACTGGCACGCGAAGCGTTCCGTCTGGCCGCAGCGAAGCTGCCGCTGAAGACGGCGTTCATCGTTCGTCAGCTCGGCGCCTAA
- the rpmC gene encoding 50S ribosomal protein L29, with product MKASELLQKDQAALNKELSDLLKAQFGLRMQLATQQLTNTSQLKKVRRDIARVRTVLTQKANQK from the coding sequence ATGAAGGCTTCCGAACTTCTCCAGAAGGATCAGGCCGCGCTCAACAAGGAGCTGTCGGACCTGCTGAAGGCGCAATTCGGCCTGCGCATGCAACTCGCGACCCAGCAGCTCACGAACACGAGCCAGCTGAAGAAGGTGCGTCGCGACATCGCTCGTGTGCGGACCGTCCTGACTCAGAAGGCGAACCAGAAATGA
- the rpsQ gene encoding 30S ribosomal protein S17: MNDSVKTSLKRTLVGRVVSNKMDKTVTVLIENRVKHPIYGKYVVRSKKYHAHDEANTYNEGDLVEIQETRPLSKTKAWTVSRLIEAARVI, encoded by the coding sequence ATGAACGATAGCGTAAAAACCTCGCTCAAGCGGACGCTCGTCGGTCGGGTCGTCAGCAACAAGATGGACAAGACCGTCACGGTGCTGATCGAGAACCGCGTCAAGCATCCGATCTACGGCAAGTACGTGGTGCGTTCGAAGAAGTACCACGCGCACGACGAAGCGAACACCTACAACGAGGGTGACCTCGTCGAAATCCAGGAAACGCGTCCTCTCTCGAAGACGAAGGCCTGGACGGTGTCGCGCCTCATCGAGGCTGCCCGCGTGATCTAA
- the rplN gene encoding 50S ribosomal protein L14 produces the protein MIQTESRLEVADNTGAREVMCIKVLGGSKRRYASIGDIIKVSVKEATPRGRVKKGEIYNAVVVRTAKGVRRQDGSLIKFDGNAAVLLNNKLEPIGTRIFGPVTRELRSERFMKIVSLAPEVL, from the coding sequence ATGATCCAGACCGAATCTCGGCTTGAAGTGGCCGACAACACGGGTGCGCGTGAAGTCATGTGCATCAAGGTGCTCGGCGGCTCGAAGCGTCGTTATGCCAGCATTGGCGACATCATCAAGGTGAGCGTCAAGGAAGCAACGCCGCGCGGGCGCGTGAAGAAAGGCGAAATCTACAACGCCGTGGTGGTTCGCACCGCCAAGGGTGTGCGTCGTCAGGACGGTTCGCTGATCAAGTTCGACGGCAACGCCGCTGTGCTTTTGAACAACAAGCTCGAGCCGATCGGCACCCGCATTTTCGGGCCGGTCACGCGTGAGCTGCGTAGCGAACGATTCATGAAGATCGTTTCGCTGGCGCCGGAAGTGCTGTAA
- the rplX gene encoding 50S ribosomal protein L24: MNKIRKGDEIIVITGKDKGKRGVVLAVGAEHVTVEGINLVKKHVKPNPMKGTTGGVEAKAMPLHISNVALVDANGKASRVGIKVEEGKKVRFLKTTGAVLA, from the coding sequence ATGAACAAGATTCGCAAGGGTGACGAAATCATCGTCATCACCGGCAAGGACAAGGGCAAGCGCGGTGTCGTGCTGGCCGTCGGTGCCGAGCATGTGACCGTCGAAGGTATCAACCTCGTCAAGAAGCATGTGAAGCCGAACCCGATGAAGGGCACGACGGGTGGCGTGGAAGCAAAGGCGATGCCGCTGCATATTTCGAACGTCGCATTGGTCGACGCGAACGGCAAGGCTTCGCGTGTTGGCATCAAGGTCGAGGAAGGCAAGAAGGTTCGCTTCCTGAAGACGACCGGCGCCGTGCTGGCCTGA
- the rplE gene encoding 50S ribosomal protein L5, with product MARFQEFYKEKVVPGLIEKFGYKSIMEVPRITKITLNMGLGEAVADKKIIENAVGDLTKIAGQKPVVTKARKAIAGFKIRQGYPIGAMVTLRGRAMYEFLDRFVTVALPRVRDFRGVSGRAFDGRGNYNIGVKEQIIFPEIDYDKIDALRGLNISITTTAKTDDEAKALLASFKFPFRN from the coding sequence ATGGCACGTTTTCAAGAGTTTTACAAAGAGAAGGTTGTTCCCGGCCTGATCGAGAAGTTTGGCTACAAGTCGATCATGGAAGTGCCGCGCATCACCAAGATCACCCTGAACATGGGTCTTGGCGAAGCCGTCGCTGACAAGAAGATCATCGAGAACGCCGTTGGCGACCTGACGAAGATCGCAGGTCAGAAGCCTGTCGTGACGAAGGCCCGCAAGGCAATCGCCGGCTTCAAGATCCGCCAGGGCTACCCGATCGGTGCGATGGTGACGCTGCGCGGCCGCGCGATGTACGAATTCCTCGATCGTTTCGTGACGGTCGCCCTGCCCCGCGTGCGTGACTTCCGCGGCGTGTCGGGTCGCGCGTTCGACGGCCGTGGCAACTACAACATCGGTGTGAAAGAGCAGATCATTTTCCCCGAAATCGATTACGACAAGATCGACGCGCTGCGTGGGCTGAACATCAGCATCACGACCACCGCGAAGACCGACGACGAAGCGAAGGCACTGCTCGCCAGCTTCAAGTTCCCGTTCAGAAACTGA
- the rpsN gene encoding 30S ribosomal protein S14: MAKLALIEREKKRARLAAKFAPKRAALKAVIDDASKSDEERYAARLELQQLPRNSNPTRKRNRCAITGRPRGTFRKFGLARNKIREIAFRGEIPGLTKASW; this comes from the coding sequence GTGGCTAAACTGGCACTGATCGAACGTGAAAAGAAGCGTGCCCGCCTGGCAGCTAAGTTCGCACCGAAGCGTGCGGCACTGAAGGCGGTCATTGATGACGCGAGCAAGTCGGACGAAGAGCGTTATGCCGCTCGTCTGGAACTGCAACAACTGCCCCGCAACTCGAACCCGACTCGCAAGCGTAACCGCTGCGCGATCACGGGCCGTCCGCGTGGCACGTTCCGCAAGTTCGGCCTCGCGCGTAACAAGATTCGTGAAATCGCTTTCCGCGGCGAGATTCCTGGCCTGACCAAGGCGAGCTGGTAA
- the rpsH gene encoding 30S ribosomal protein S8: MSMSDPIADMLTRIRNAQMVEKVSVAMPSSKVKVAIAQVLKDEGYIDDFAVKTEGAKAELNIALKYYAGRPVIERLERVSKPGLRVYRGRNDIPQVMNGLGVAIVSTPKGVMTDRKARATGVGGEVICYVA; encoded by the coding sequence ATGAGCATGAGTGATCCTATCGCCGATATGCTGACTCGCATCCGCAACGCGCAGATGGTCGAGAAGGTTTCGGTGGCAATGCCCTCGTCGAAGGTGAAGGTCGCGATCGCCCAGGTCCTGAAGGACGAAGGCTATATCGACGATTTCGCAGTCAAGACCGAAGGCGCGAAGGCAGAACTGAACATTGCACTGAAGTACTACGCCGGCCGTCCGGTCATCGAACGCCTCGAGCGCGTGTCGAAGCCGGGCCTGCGCGTGTACCGCGGCCGCAATGACATTCCGCAGGTCATGAACGGCCTGGGTGTGGCAATCGTGTCGACGCCGAAGGGCGTGATGACCGACCGCAAGGCGCGCGCTACCGGCGTCGGCGGCGAAGTCATCTGCTACGTCGCCTAA
- the rplF gene encoding 50S ribosomal protein L6: MSRVGKSPIALQGAEVTLANGSITVKGPLGTISQVVNPLVTVANDNGTLNLAPVDESREANALSGTMRAIIANMVHGVTKGFERKLTLVGVGYRAQAQGDKLNLSLGFSHPVVHQMPEGVKAETPTQTEILIKGIDKQKVGQVAAEVRGYRPPEPYKGKGVRYADEVVILKETKKK, encoded by the coding sequence ATGTCTCGAGTAGGTAAGAGCCCGATCGCGCTGCAAGGCGCGGAGGTGACGCTGGCCAACGGCTCGATCACCGTCAAGGGCCCGCTGGGCACGATCTCGCAAGTGGTGAACCCGCTTGTGACGGTGGCGAACGACAACGGCACGCTGAATCTGGCGCCCGTCGACGAGAGCCGCGAAGCGAATGCACTGTCCGGCACGATGCGCGCGATCATCGCGAACATGGTGCACGGCGTGACGAAGGGTTTCGAGCGCAAGCTGACGCTGGTTGGCGTCGGTTATCGTGCGCAGGCGCAAGGCGACAAGCTGAACCTGTCGCTGGGTTTCTCGCACCCGGTGGTGCATCAGATGCCGGAAGGCGTCAAGGCAGAAACCCCGACGCAAACCGAAATTCTGATCAAGGGGATCGACAAGCAGAAAGTCGGCCAGGTGGCTGCGGAAGTTCGCGGCTACCGCCCGCCCGAGCCCTACAAGGGCAAGGGCGTGCGCTATGCCGACGAGGTTGTGATCCTCAAAGAAACGAAGAAGAAGTAA
- the rplR gene encoding 50S ribosomal protein L18 has product MDKTQSRLRRARQTRIKIAELQVARLAVHRTNSHIYAQVFSPCGTKVVASASTLEAEVRAQLADQSGKGGNVNAATLIGKRIAEKAKAAGIESVAFDRSGFRYHGRVKALADAAREAGLKF; this is encoded by the coding sequence ATGGATAAGACTCAATCTCGCCTGCGCCGCGCTCGCCAGACGCGTATCAAGATCGCCGAGCTGCAGGTCGCGCGTCTCGCCGTGCATCGCACGAACTCGCACATCTACGCGCAAGTGTTCTCGCCGTGCGGCACCAAGGTGGTGGCCAGCGCGTCGACGCTCGAAGCCGAAGTGCGTGCGCAGCTGGCCGATCAGTCGGGCAAGGGCGGCAACGTCAATGCAGCGACGCTGATCGGCAAGCGTATCGCAGAAAAGGCCAAGGCCGCCGGCATCGAATCCGTCGCCTTTGACCGCTCGGGCTTCCGCTATCACGGTCGCGTCAAGGCCCTGGCCGACGCAGCTCGTGAAGCTGGGCTCAAGTTCTAA
- the rpsE gene encoding 30S ribosomal protein S5: MAKMQAKVQADERDDGLREKMISVNRVTKVVKGGRILGFAALTVVGDGDGRVGMGKGKAKEVPVAVQKAMEQARRNMFKVPLKNGTLQHEVHGKHGASAVLLAPAKEGTGVIAGGPMRAVFDVMGVQNVVAKSHGSTNPYNLVRATLDGLRKQSTPADIAAKRGKSVEDILG, encoded by the coding sequence ATGGCAAAGATGCAAGCGAAAGTTCAGGCCGACGAGCGCGACGACGGCCTTCGCGAAAAAATGATTTCGGTCAATCGCGTGACCAAGGTCGTGAAGGGTGGCCGGATTCTCGGTTTCGCCGCACTGACCGTGGTCGGCGACGGTGATGGCCGCGTCGGCATGGGCAAGGGCAAGGCGAAGGAAGTGCCGGTCGCCGTGCAGAAGGCAATGGAGCAGGCTCGCCGCAACATGTTCAAGGTGCCGCTGAAGAACGGCACCCTGCAACACGAAGTGCACGGCAAGCACGGCGCTTCGGCGGTCCTCCTCGCTCCGGCGAAGGAAGGTACCGGCGTGATCGCCGGCGGCCCGATGCGCGCGGTGTTCGACGTGATGGGCGTGCAGAACGTGGTGGCCAAGAGCCACGGTTCGACGAACCCGTACAACCTCGTTCGTGCGACGCTCGACGGCCTGCGCAAGCAATCGACGCCGGCAGACATCGCCGCCAAGCGCGGCAAGTCCGTCGAAGATATTTTGGGCTAA
- the rpmD gene encoding 50S ribosomal protein L30, with translation MSEKTVKVQLVKSLIGTRETHRATVRGLGLRRLNSVSELQDTPAVRGMINKVSYLVKVIG, from the coding sequence ATGTCTGAAAAAACTGTCAAGGTTCAGCTCGTCAAGAGCCTGATTGGGACCCGCGAAACGCACCGCGCCACCGTGCGCGGCCTGGGTCTGCGTCGCCTCAACTCGGTCAGCGAGCTGCAGGATACGCCGGCGGTGCGCGGCATGATCAACAAGGTGTCGTACCTTGTTAAGGTCATCGGCTAA
- the rplO gene encoding 50S ribosomal protein L15 — MELNNLKPAEGAKHAKRRVGRGIGSGLGKTAGRGHKGQKSRSGGFHKVGFEGGQMPLQRRLPKRGFTSLTKEFVGEVRLGDLEKLPVEEIDLLALKQAGLVGELTKSAKIIATGELKRKIVVKGLGATKSARAAIEAAGGSFAE, encoded by the coding sequence ATGGAATTGAATAACCTGAAGCCGGCAGAAGGCGCGAAGCACGCCAAGCGTCGCGTCGGCCGCGGCATCGGTTCCGGTCTCGGTAAGACGGCCGGCCGTGGTCACAAGGGTCAGAAATCGCGTTCGGGCGGCTTCCACAAGGTCGGCTTCGAAGGCGGTCAGATGCCGCTGCAACGTCGTCTGCCGAAGCGCGGCTTCACCTCGCTGACGAAGGAATTCGTCGGGGAAGTGCGTCTGGGCGACCTCGAGAAGCTGCCGGTCGAAGAGATCGATCTGCTCGCACTGAAGCAAGCCGGCCTGGTCGGCGAGCTGACCAAGAGCGCGAAGATCATCGCTACGGGCGAACTGAAGCGCAAGATCGTCGTGAAGGGTCTCGGTGCGACCAAGTCGGCTCGCGCAGCGATCGAAGCGGCGGGCGGTTCGTTTGCCGAGTGA
- the secY gene encoding preprotein translocase subunit SecY yields MANSPSLAKPGRSTAKFGDLRRRAMFLLLALIVYRIGAHIPVPGIDPDQLAKLFQSQAGGILGMFNMFSGGALSRFTIFALGIMPYISASIIMQLLAIVSPQLEALKKEGQAGQRKITQYTRIFTVVLATFQAFGIAAALENQPGLVIDPGMLFRLTTVVTLVTGTMFLMWLGEQITERGLGNGISIIIFGGIAAGFPNAVGGLFELVRTGSMSIISAIIIVVLIGAVTYLVVFIERGQRKILVNYAKRQVGNKVYGGQSSHLPLKLNMSGVIPPIFASSIILFPATILSWFSSGDRKSWLSDTLHNVAEALKPGQPVYVLLYTLAIVFFCFFYTALVFNSRETADNLKKSGAFVPGIRPGDQTARYIDRILTRLTLAGAIYIVFVCLLPEFLVLRWNVPFYFGGTSLLIIVVVTMDFMAQVQSYVMSQQYESLLKKANFKGSNIPMR; encoded by the coding sequence TTGGCCAACAGCCCGAGTCTCGCAAAACCCGGTCGAAGCACGGCGAAGTTCGGCGATCTGCGCCGGCGGGCAATGTTCCTGCTGCTGGCGTTGATCGTCTATCGCATCGGCGCGCACATTCCGGTTCCGGGCATCGATCCGGATCAACTGGCGAAGCTGTTCCAGAGCCAGGCAGGCGGCATCCTCGGCATGTTCAACATGTTCTCGGGTGGCGCGCTGTCGCGCTTCACGATCTTCGCGCTGGGGATCATGCCGTACATTTCGGCGTCGATCATCATGCAGTTGCTGGCGATCGTCTCGCCGCAGCTCGAGGCGCTGAAGAAGGAAGGGCAGGCAGGGCAGCGCAAGATCACGCAATACACGCGGATCTTCACGGTCGTGCTGGCGACGTTCCAGGCCTTCGGCATCGCCGCGGCGCTCGAGAACCAGCCGGGCCTCGTCATCGATCCCGGCATGCTGTTCCGGCTGACGACGGTCGTGACGCTGGTGACGGGCACGATGTTCCTGATGTGGCTCGGCGAGCAGATCACCGAACGCGGCCTCGGCAACGGTATCTCGATCATCATCTTCGGCGGGATCGCGGCGGGTTTCCCGAATGCCGTGGGCGGACTGTTCGAGCTGGTGCGCACGGGCTCGATGAGCATCATCTCGGCGATCATCATCGTCGTGCTGATCGGCGCGGTGACCTACCTGGTCGTGTTCATCGAACGCGGTCAGCGCAAGATCCTCGTGAATTATGCGAAGCGCCAGGTCGGCAACAAGGTTTACGGCGGACAGTCGTCGCATCTGCCGCTGAAGTTGAACATGTCGGGCGTGATTCCGCCGATCTTCGCATCGTCGATCATCCTGTTCCCGGCAACGATCCTGAGCTGGTTCAGCTCGGGCGACCGCAAGAGCTGGCTGTCCGACACGCTGCACAACGTGGCCGAAGCGCTGAAGCCGGGTCAGCCGGTGTACGTGCTGCTGTACACGCTGGCGATCGTGTTTTTCTGCTTCTTCTACACCGCGCTGGTGTTCAACAGCAGGGAAACGGCAGACAACCTGAAGAAGAGCGGTGCGTTCGTGCCGGGCATTCGTCCGGGCGACCAGACCGCGCGATACATCGACCGCATCCTCACGCGTCTGACGCTGGCCGGTGCGATCTACATCGTCTTCGTGTGTCTGCTGCCGGAGTTCCTGGTGCTGCGCTGGAACGTGCCGTTTTATTTTGGTGGAACGTCGCTGCTGATCATTGTCGTCGTCACGATGGACTTCATGGCGCAGGTGCAGTCGTACGTTATGTCGCAACAGTATGAATCGCTGCTCAAGAAAGCCAATTTCAAGGGCAGCAACATTCCAATGCGTTGA
- the infA gene encoding translation initiation factor IF-1: protein MAKDDVIQMQGEVVENLPNATFRVKLENGHVVLGHISGKMRMHYIRILPGDKVTVELTPYDLSRARIVFRAK from the coding sequence ATGGCCAAAGACGATGTAATCCAGATGCAGGGCGAGGTCGTCGAAAACCTCCCGAATGCGACCTTCCGCGTGAAGCTGGAAAACGGCCATGTCGTATTGGGGCATATTTCGGGAAAGATGCGGATGCACTACATCCGTATCCTCCCCGGCGACAAGGTGACGGTTGAGTTGACGCCTTACGATCTGTCTCGTGCGCGGATCGTATTCCGGGCGAAGTGA
- the rpmJ gene encoding 50S ribosomal protein L36: MKVMASVKRICRNCKIIKRKGVVRVICSSDPRHKQRQG; the protein is encoded by the coding sequence ATGAAAGTGATGGCATCGGTTAAGCGCATTTGCCGCAATTGCAAGATCATCAAGCGCAAGGGTGTGGTTCGCGTGATCTGCAGCTCGGACCCGCGCCACAAGCAGCGTCAAGGCTGA
- the rpsM gene encoding 30S ribosomal protein S13, whose product MARIAGVNIPNHQHTEIGLTAIFGVGRTRARSICVAAGVDFSKKVKDLNDADLEKLREEVGKFVVEGDLRREVTMNIKRLMDLGCYRGVRHRKGLPMRGQRTRTNARTRKGPRRAAQALKK is encoded by the coding sequence ATGGCTCGTATCGCAGGGGTTAACATCCCGAATCACCAGCATACCGAGATCGGCCTGACGGCGATTTTCGGTGTCGGCCGCACGCGCGCGCGCAGCATCTGCGTCGCCGCTGGCGTGGACTTCTCGAAGAAGGTCAAGGACCTGAACGACGCAGACCTCGAAAAGCTGCGTGAAGAGGTTGGCAAGTTTGTCGTCGAAGGCGATCTGCGCCGTGAAGTGACGATGAACATCAAGCGTCTGATGGACCTCGGTTGCTACCGTGGCGTGCGCCATCGCAAGGGTCTGCCGATGCGTGGCCAGCGTACGCGTACCAACGCACGTACCCGCAAGGGTCCGCGCCGCGCCGCGCAAGCGCTGAAGAAATAA
- the rpsK gene encoding 30S ribosomal protein S11 — MAKASNNAAQRVRKKVKKNVAEGVVHVHASFNNTIITITDRQGNALAWATSGGQGFKGSRKSTPFAAQVAAESAGRVAMEYGVKNLEVRIKGPGPGRESAVRALHGLGIKITAISDVTPIPHNGCRPPKRRRI, encoded by the coding sequence ATGGCTAAGGCTTCCAATAACGCGGCTCAACGCGTTCGCAAGAAGGTTAAGAAGAACGTTGCGGAAGGCGTGGTTCACGTTCACGCATCGTTCAACAACACGATCATCACGATCACCGATCGTCAGGGCAATGCTCTGGCGTGGGCGACGTCGGGCGGCCAGGGCTTCAAGGGCTCGCGCAAGTCGACCCCGTTCGCCGCGCAGGTGGCAGCCGAGTCGGCTGGCCGCGTCGCGATGGAATACGGCGTGAAGAATCTGGAAGTGCGCATCAAGGGCCCGGGCCCGGGTCGCGAGTCGGCAGTGCGCGCGCTGCACGGCCTCGGCATCAAGATCACGGCGATCTCCGACGTGACGCCGATCCCGCACAACGGCTGCCGGCCGCCGAAGCGCCGCCGCATCTAA
- the rpsD gene encoding 30S ribosomal protein S4 — translation MARYTGPKAKLSRREGTDLFLKSARRSLADKCKLDSKPGQHGRISGARTSDYGTQLREKQKVKRIYGVLERQFRRYFAEADRRKGNTGENLLQLLESRLDNVVYRMGFGSTRAEARQLVSHKAITVNGVASNIPSLQVKPGDVIAIREKSKKQARIVEALSLAEQGGMPSWVAVDAKKFEGTFKQVPERAEIAGDINESLIVELYSR, via the coding sequence GTGGCACGTTATACCGGCCCGAAGGCCAAGTTGTCCCGCCGTGAAGGCACCGATCTGTTCCTGAAGAGCGCGCGCCGCTCGCTCGCCGACAAGTGCAAGCTCGACAGCAAGCCGGGTCAGCACGGCCGCATCTCCGGTGCGCGCACGTCCGACTACGGCACGCAGCTGCGCGAAAAGCAGAAGGTCAAGCGCATCTACGGCGTGCTGGAGCGTCAGTTCCGCCGCTACTTCGCCGAAGCCGACCGCCGCAAGGGCAACACGGGTGAAAACCTGCTGCAACTGCTCGAGTCGCGCCTCGACAACGTGGTGTACCGCATGGGCTTCGGCTCGACGCGCGCCGAAGCGCGCCAGCTCGTGAGCCACAAGGCGATCACGGTCAACGGCGTGGCGTCGAACATCCCGTCGCTGCAGGTCAAGCCAGGCGACGTCATCGCAATCCGCGAGAAGTCGAAGAAGCAGGCGCGTATCGTCGAAGCGCTGTCGCTGGCCGAGCAAGGCGGCATGCCGAGCTGGGTTGCAGTCGACGCGAAGAAGTTCGAAGGCACGTTCAAGCAAGTGCCGGAGCGCGCTGAAATCGCAGGCGACATCAACGAAAGCCTGATCGTCGAATTGTATTCGCGTTAA
- a CDS encoding DNA-directed RNA polymerase subunit alpha — protein sequence MQTSLLKPKIIAVESLGENHAKVVMEPFERGYGHTLGNALRRVLLSSMVGYAPTEVTIAGVVHEYSTLDGVQEDVVNLLLNLKGVVFKLHNRDEVTVTLRKEGEGIVTAGDIELAHDCEVINPDHVIAHLTKGGKLDVQIKIEKGRGYVPGNVRRYGEETAKIIGRIVLDASFSPVRRVSYAVESARVEQRTDLDKLVMNIETSGVITPEEAIRQSARILVDQLSVFAALEGTETAAEAPSRAPQIDPILLRPVDDLELTVRSANCLKAENIYYIGDLIQRTENELLKTPNLGRKSLNEIKEVLASRGLTLGMKLENWPPAGLDK from the coding sequence ATGCAAACCAGTTTGTTGAAACCCAAGATCATCGCCGTGGAGTCGCTGGGCGAGAACCATGCGAAAGTGGTCATGGAGCCGTTCGAACGCGGCTATGGCCATACCTTGGGCAATGCGCTCCGCCGTGTGCTGCTGTCGTCGATGGTGGGCTACGCGCCGACCGAAGTGACGATCGCCGGTGTCGTGCATGAGTACTCGACGCTCGATGGTGTGCAAGAGGACGTCGTCAACCTGCTGCTGAACCTGAAGGGTGTGGTGTTCAAGCTGCACAACCGCGACGAAGTCACGGTGACCCTGCGCAAGGAAGGCGAAGGCATCGTGACGGCCGGCGACATCGAACTCGCGCACGACTGCGAGGTCATCAACCCGGATCACGTGATCGCGCATCTGACCAAGGGCGGCAAGCTCGACGTCCAGATCAAGATCGAGAAGGGCCGCGGCTACGTGCCGGGCAACGTTCGTCGCTACGGCGAGGAAACCGCGAAGATCATCGGCCGCATCGTGCTGGACGCCTCGTTCTCGCCGGTCCGCCGCGTCAGCTATGCGGTGGAGAGCGCCCGGGTCGAGCAGCGTACCGACCTCGACAAGCTCGTCATGAACATCGAGACGAGCGGCGTGATCACGCCGGAAGAAGCGATCCGCCAGTCGGCCCGCATCCTGGTCGACCAGCTGTCCGTGTTCGCGGCGCTGGAAGGCACGGAGACGGCCGCGGAAGCGCCGTCGCGCGCGCCGCAGATCGATCCGATCCTGCTGCGTCCGGTGGACGATCTCGAACTGACGGTGCGTTCGGCGAACTGCCTGAAGGCCGAGAACATCTACTACATCGGCGATCTGATCCAGCGCACGGAAAACGAGCTGCTGAAGACGCCGAATCTCGGCCGCAAGTCGCTGAACGAAATCAAGGAAGTGCTGGCCTCGCGCGGCCTCACGCTGGGCATGAAGCTCGAGAACTGGCCGCCGGCCGGTCTCGACAAGTAA
- the rplQ gene encoding 50S ribosomal protein L17 yields the protein MRHRHGLRKLNRTSSHRLAMLRNMSNSLIEHEVIKTTLPKAKELRKVVEPLITLGKKPSLANRRLAFNRLRDRDSVTKLFDVLGPRFANRPGGYLRILKFGFRVGDNAPMALVELLDRPEVAEDNVQEAE from the coding sequence ATGCGTCACCGTCATGGTCTGCGGAAACTGAACCGCACGAGCAGCCACCGTCTGGCAATGCTCCGTAACATGTCCAACTCGCTGATCGAGCACGAAGTCATCAAGACGACGCTGCCGAAGGCGAAGGAACTTCGCAAGGTCGTCGAGCCGCTGATCACGCTCGGCAAGAAGCCGTCGCTGGCGAACCGCCGCCTGGCGTTCAACCGCCTGCGCGATCGTGACTCGGTCACGAAGCTGTTCGACGTGCTCGGTCCGCGCTTCGCGAACCGCCCGGGCGGCTACCTGCGCATCCTGAAGTTCGGCTTCCGCGTCGGCGACAACGCGCCGATGGCACTGGTCGAACTGCTCGATCGTCCGGAAGTCGCGGAAGACAACGTCCAGGAAGCCGAATAA
- the cutA gene encoding divalent-cation tolerance protein CutA — translation MVIVLMMTTVPDAATARALADGALGARLAACASELGTIRSSYHWQGKIESAQEIQLLFKTSAVRALELERFITSHHPYETPEIVSWQATASVPYGTWVAAETQRLFHV, via the coding sequence ATGGTGATCGTGCTGATGATGACGACCGTGCCCGATGCGGCCACGGCCCGCGCGCTGGCGGACGGCGCGCTCGGCGCGCGGCTCGCGGCCTGCGCGTCGGAGCTCGGCACGATCCGTTCGAGCTATCACTGGCAGGGCAAGATCGAATCGGCGCAAGAAATCCAGCTGCTGTTCAAGACGAGCGCCGTGCGCGCGCTCGAGCTCGAGCGCTTCATCACCTCCCATCATCCTTACGAGACGCCCGAAATCGTCTCGTGGCAGGCCACCGCGTCCGTACCCTACGGCACCTGGGTGGCGGCCGAGACTCAACGCCTGTTCCATGTCTGA